The following proteins are encoded in a genomic region of Fusarium oxysporum f. sp. lycopersici 4287 chromosome 1, whole genome shotgun sequence:
- a CDS encoding beta-N-acetylhexosaminidase (At least one base has a quality score < 10), which translates to MWSKAKALLAIAAFALTPVDAIWPVPKKISTGDKVLFIDQSLDITYNGDFMPYTYKFQPDAGSKFNSKQIVQAGVSRALQAIFNDNFVPWKLRERNSDFEPDLQKKQWVKSLKIVQTEEDDKSTFKPLAGEVDESYSLTLSEKGEASIKAKSSTGILHGLETFLQLFFKHSSGTSWYTPHVPVTIQDAPEYPHRGILLDVARSFFEVEHIKRTIDAMSWSKLNRLHLHITDSQSWPLEIPALPKLAEKGAYRKGLTYSPEDLAGIYEYGVHRGVEVIMEIDMPGHIGVVELAYKDLIVAYNEKPYQWWCKEPPCGAFRMNSTDVYDFLDTLFEDLFPRISPYSAYFHAGGDELNHNDSMLDPGVRSNKTEVLAPLLQKFVDYTHGKIRDAGLTPFVWEEMITEWNMTLGKDVVIQSWLGNGAVKAMAEAGHKVIDSDYNFWVSNDSVFWKT; encoded by the exons ATGTGgtccaaggccaaggctctCCTGGCCATCGCCGCCTTCGCCCTCACTCCCGTCGACGCCATATGGCCAGTGCCCAAGAAGATCTCAACGGGAGACAAGGTGCTCTTCATCGATCAAAGCCTCGATATCACCTATAATGGAGACTTT ATGCCCTACACTTATAAGTTCCAGCCTGATGCCGGTTCCAAGTTCAACAGCAAGCAGATCGTTCAGGCCGGTGTCTCACGTGCTCTTCAGGCCATATTCAATGACAACTTTGTGCCATGGAAGCTTCGTGAGCGCAACTCGGATTTTGAGCCGGATctgcagaagaagcagtgGGTGAAGTCACTCAAGATTGTCCAAACCGAGGAGGATGACAAGAGCACTTTCAAGCCTCTCGCTGGCGAGGTTGATGAGTCGTATTCACTCACACTTTCTGAAAAGGGTGAGGCCTCTATCAAGGCCAAGTCATCCACGGGTATCCTGCACGGACTCGAGACATTCCTgcagctcttcttcaaacacAGCTCTGGTACTTCATGGTACACGCCACACGTGCCTGTCACCATCCAGGATGCGCCTGAGTATCCCCATCGCGGTATTCTGCTTGACGTTGCCCGTAGTTTCTTCGAGGTTGAACACATTAAGCGCACCATCGATGCCATGTCCTGGAGCAAGCTGAATCGTCTTCACCTTCACATAACTGACTCGCAGTCTTGGCCTCTTGAAATTCCTGCTCTGCCCAAGCTGGCAGAGAAGGGAGCATACCGCAAAGGCCTCACCTACTCTCCCGAGGACCTGGCCGGAATTTACGAGTATGGTGTCCACCGTGGAGTCGAGGTGATCATGGAGATTGACATGCCTGGCCACATCGGTGTGGTTGAGCTTGCGTACAAGGATCTCATTGTCGCATATAACGAGAAGCCATATCAGTGGTGGTGTAAGGAACCACCCTGTGGCGCGTTCCGGATGAACAGCACCGACGTATATGACTTCCTCGACACCTTGTTCGAGGACCTCTTCCCTCGCATCTCCCCATACAGCGCATACTTCCACGCTGGCGGAGATGAGCTCAACCACAACGACTCCATGCTCGACCCGGGTGTGCGCTCCAACAAGACTGAAGTCCTGGCACCTCTCCTGCAGAAGTTTGTCGATTACACTCACGGCAAGATTCGTGACGCTGGGTTGACTCCGTTCGTTTGGGAGGAGATGATTACTGAGTGGAACATGACACTCGGCAAGGATGTTGTGATTCAGTCGTGGCTCGGCAACGGCGCTGTCAAGGCCATGGCTGAGGCTGGTCACAAGGTCATTGACAGCGATTATAACTTCTGGGTGAGTAATGATTCAGTGTTCTGGAAAACGTGA